The Candidatus Binatia bacterium genome has a window encoding:
- the serA gene encoding D-3-phosphoglycerate dehydrogenase has protein sequence MFRVLVADKLAKPGLDILRACPEIELEQSASLKPSELRAKIKPFHALIVRSGTTVTAEVIEAAENLKVIGRAGIGVDNIDVEAATKKGIVVMNTPAGNNVTTAEHTISMMLALARLIPQATASMKAGKWEKSKFIGAEVFNKTLGIIGMGNIGSLVAERALGLKMRVIAYDPFISREVAQRLGVELTSFEDVLERADFLTIHTPLTNETRGLIGAAAFARMKPGVRLVNCARGGIVDEQALHDAIVSGKVAGAALDVFAQEPPPPDHPLLKLEQVICTPHLGAATEEAQINVAVAIAQQVVNYLTRGVIQDAVNVPSMSPELLQVLSPYLTLAEKLGSLQGQMLTQAPTELAIEYAGEIAEYDVKALTLAVLRGLLNRVLESSVVNYVNAATIARERGIRVVEAKTPQPKGFSNLITVTATTESSVNVVAGAVFGQKVVRLVRINNFFLDADPEGYILMLHNRDVPGVVGAVGTLLGEAKINIARLELGREHVGGLAVSLVHVDDPVPPAVLEKLRQLPNIISAHLIKL, from the coding sequence ATGTTTCGGGTACTCGTTGCAGACAAGTTGGCAAAGCCAGGACTGGATATCTTGCGCGCCTGCCCGGAGATCGAGCTGGAACAAAGCGCAAGCCTGAAACCCAGCGAACTCCGCGCGAAGATCAAGCCGTTTCACGCCTTGATCGTGCGAAGCGGCACGACCGTAACGGCGGAGGTCATCGAAGCCGCCGAAAATCTCAAGGTGATCGGCCGCGCCGGCATCGGCGTGGACAATATCGACGTCGAAGCCGCGACGAAAAAAGGCATCGTGGTGATGAACACCCCGGCCGGTAACAATGTCACCACCGCCGAGCACACCATCAGCATGATGCTCGCGCTCGCGCGACTCATTCCCCAAGCCACCGCTTCCATGAAGGCGGGCAAGTGGGAGAAGAGCAAATTCATTGGCGCGGAGGTCTTCAACAAGACCCTGGGCATCATCGGCATGGGGAACATCGGTAGCTTGGTTGCCGAGCGCGCCCTCGGACTCAAAATGCGGGTGATCGCGTACGACCCATTCATTTCCCGCGAAGTCGCTCAGCGGCTCGGAGTCGAGCTCACCTCCTTTGAAGACGTCCTCGAACGGGCCGATTTCTTGACGATTCACACTCCTCTCACCAACGAAACGCGCGGTCTCATCGGTGCGGCAGCTTTTGCGCGCATGAAACCAGGAGTGCGGCTCGTCAATTGCGCCCGCGGCGGCATCGTGGACGAGCAAGCTCTCCACGATGCCATCGTGTCGGGAAAGGTCGCCGGGGCTGCGTTGGACGTGTTTGCGCAGGAGCCACCTCCTCCCGACCATCCCCTCCTCAAGCTCGAGCAGGTCATTTGCACCCCGCACCTCGGTGCAGCCACAGAAGAGGCGCAAATCAACGTCGCCGTGGCCATTGCCCAACAGGTGGTGAATTACCTCACGCGCGGCGTCATCCAGGATGCCGTGAATGTGCCGTCGATGAGTCCGGAACTCTTGCAAGTACTGTCGCCTTATCTCACGCTCGCCGAGAAACTCGGAAGCCTGCAGGGGCAAATGCTCACGCAAGCACCTACCGAGCTTGCAATCGAGTATGCAGGGGAAATCGCGGAGTATGACGTCAAGGCGCTGACACTGGCCGTGCTTCGCGGACTCTTGAATCGAGTGCTGGAGTCGAGCGTGGTCAATTACGTCAACGCGGCCACGATTGCGCGCGAGCGCGGCATCCGTGTCGTGGAAGCCAAAACACCTCAACCGAAAGGCTTCTCGAATCTGATCACCGTAACCGCGACCACAGAAAGCTCCGTCAACGTCGTGGCCGGTGCGGTGTTCGGCCAAAAAGTGGTGCGCCTCGTGCGCATCAACAACTTCTTCCTGGATGCCGACCCGGAAGGATACATTTTGATGTTGCACAACCGCGATGTTCCTGGTGTCGTAGGGGCAGTGGGTACATTGCTCGGAGAAGCCAAGATCAACATCGCGCGACTCGAACTCGGCCGAGAACACGTCGGCGGGCTGGCGGTGTCGCTCGTTCATGTGGACGACCCAGTGCCACCAGCCGTGTTGGAAAAACTCCGGCAACTGCCGAACATCATCTCTGCACACTTGATCAAGCTTTGA
- a CDS encoding class V aminotransferase: MLKNYLLAPGPTPVPARVLLAMAQPLIHHRTPQFSQIFAEAKQGLKWLFQTEQDVLMLAASGTGAMEAAVTNLFSPGEEVLVINGGKFGERWAKISARYGLSVHELRVEWGEAVDPQRVADALDRHPEIRGVLVQASETSTTVCHPVPEIAAMTRTRDVLLIVDGITAVGVYELPMDRLGIDVLVTGSQKALMLPPGLAFVALSERAWERTKTARLPRFYFDLAKERDNLAKDTTAWTPAISLIIGLREALAMLREEGLDHAFARQARQAEATRAAARALGLKLVAPHHPSPATTGIYVPADVPGGKLVAYLRDRMGVTFAGGQDQFKGKIVRIAHLGYIDAFDTIVAIGALEMALKKFGYPLELGRGVGAAQQVLMQGLPE, encoded by the coding sequence ATGTTGAAGAACTACTTGCTCGCCCCAGGGCCGACGCCAGTGCCCGCACGCGTGCTCTTGGCCATGGCTCAGCCACTCATCCACCACCGCACGCCGCAGTTCAGCCAAATTTTTGCCGAAGCCAAGCAAGGCCTAAAGTGGCTCTTCCAAACGGAGCAAGACGTGCTCATGCTCGCCGCCTCGGGCACCGGCGCGATGGAAGCCGCCGTCACCAATTTGTTTTCCCCGGGCGAGGAAGTCCTGGTGATCAACGGCGGAAAATTCGGCGAGCGCTGGGCCAAAATCAGCGCGCGTTACGGCTTGAGCGTCCATGAACTGCGCGTGGAGTGGGGAGAAGCCGTGGATCCCCAACGCGTAGCCGATGCGCTCGACCGGCACCCCGAGATCCGAGGCGTGTTGGTACAAGCGAGCGAAACTTCCACCACCGTGTGCCATCCAGTTCCGGAAATTGCCGCCATGACTCGAACCCGCGACGTTCTGTTGATCGTGGACGGTATCACCGCCGTTGGGGTGTACGAGCTGCCTATGGATCGCCTCGGCATTGACGTCTTGGTCACCGGATCCCAAAAGGCGCTCATGCTCCCGCCTGGGCTCGCCTTTGTCGCCCTCAGTGAGCGCGCATGGGAGCGCACCAAAACAGCGCGCTTGCCTCGCTTTTATTTCGACCTGGCCAAGGAACGCGACAACCTGGCCAAAGATACCACCGCTTGGACTCCGGCGATCTCCCTCATCATCGGCCTGCGCGAAGCCCTGGCCATGTTGCGCGAGGAAGGACTCGATCATGCTTTTGCGCGGCAGGCGCGCCAGGCCGAGGCTACGCGGGCCGCTGCCCGCGCCTTGGGTCTCAAGCTGGTCGCCCCGCACCATCCCAGCCCAGCCACCACCGGCATTTACGTGCCGGCGGATGTGCCCGGAGGAAAACTGGTGGCGTACTTGCGTGACCGCATGGGGGTAACGTTTGCCGGCGGGCAGGATCAGTTCAAAGGCAAGATCGTGCGCATCGCGCACTTGGGATACATCGACGCCTTCGATACCATTGTGGCGATCGGTGCCCTGGAAATGGCGCTCAAGAAGTTTGGCTACCCTCTGGAGCTCGGGCGGGGCGTCGGGGCAGCCCAGCAAGTGCTGATGCAAGGCTTACCGGAGTGA
- the folE gene encoding GTP cyclohydrolase 1 gives MTESHRLEQVVRELLQLLGEDPNREGLRKTPSRVARALTYLTKGYGEDPKKVINNALFTEDYSEMIVMKDVDFFSLCEHHILPFFGRATIAYIPRHKIVGISKLARLVDVYARRLQVQERMTTQIANTLMEELDPLGVGVVLRAEHLCMRMRGVEKQNSVVVTSAMLGVFRTHQETREEFMTLVNGTR, from the coding sequence ATGACGGAAAGCCATCGTTTGGAGCAAGTGGTGCGAGAGCTGCTCCAGCTTCTTGGGGAAGATCCCAACCGCGAAGGCTTGAGGAAAACCCCGAGTCGAGTGGCGCGTGCCCTGACCTACCTCACCAAGGGTTACGGCGAAGACCCGAAAAAGGTCATCAACAACGCGCTGTTCACCGAGGACTACTCGGAAATGATCGTCATGAAGGATGTGGATTTTTTCTCCCTGTGCGAACACCACATCCTGCCATTCTTCGGGCGCGCGACGATTGCTTACATCCCCCGCCACAAGATCGTGGGCATCAGCAAGCTCGCTCGCTTGGTGGACGTGTATGCCCGCCGCCTGCAAGTGCAAGAACGCATGACCACCCAAATCGCGAACACCCTAATGGAGGAGCTCGACCCACTCGGCGTCGGTGTCGTGCTGCGCGCGGAACATCTGTGCATGCGGATGCGGGGAGTGGAAAAGCAAAACTCGGTTGTCGTCACCAGCGCCATGCTCGGTGTCTTCCGCACTCATCAGGAAACCCGCGAAGAATTCATGACTCTGGTCAATGGCACGCGCTGA
- the queE gene encoding 7-carboxy-7-deazaguanine synthase — MLGYLSEIFASFQGEGSRVGERHLFVRFAGCNLRCRYCDTPDALERSSTWRWHEPSSSEVHVRQNPVSPEELRAAVHYFRQREPGLQMIALTGGEPLVQAKFLREFIGEVAPGLPILLETNGMLPQQLALVLPAVQVISMDIKLPSNSGERAFWTEHREFLALAKERECYVKVPVDDRTAPGEVAEAAALVADVAPATTMFLQPIVDPDGTVCISPAKLAALFETARQRHRLVRVLPQVHKFLGIL, encoded by the coding sequence ATGCTGGGTTATTTGAGCGAGATCTTCGCATCGTTTCAGGGAGAGGGTTCCCGCGTCGGCGAGCGGCATTTATTCGTGCGCTTCGCGGGCTGCAATTTGCGCTGCCGCTACTGCGACACTCCCGATGCACTGGAACGGAGCTCCACGTGGCGGTGGCACGAACCCTCGAGCTCCGAGGTCCACGTCCGCCAAAATCCGGTGAGCCCCGAAGAACTGCGGGCGGCCGTCCATTATTTTCGCCAGCGCGAACCGGGCCTACAAATGATCGCGCTCACCGGCGGGGAACCGCTCGTCCAAGCCAAGTTTCTGCGGGAATTTATCGGCGAGGTGGCTCCGGGGCTGCCCATCCTCCTGGAAACCAACGGCATGCTCCCGCAACAACTCGCCCTGGTGTTGCCCGCGGTGCAGGTAATCAGCATGGACATCAAACTTCCCAGCAACAGCGGCGAACGAGCTTTTTGGACCGAGCACCGCGAGTTTCTCGCACTGGCCAAGGAGCGGGAGTGCTATGTCAAGGTGCCGGTAGATGACCGCACGGCGCCGGGCGAGGTGGCTGAAGCCGCTGCGTTAGTGGCCGACGTGGCACCGGCGACCACAATGTTTCTTCAGCCCATCGTGGATCCGGACGGAACAGTTTGCATTTCCCCAGCAAAGCTCGCCGCCCTGTTCGAAACCGCCCGGCAGCGCCATCGCCTGGTGCGCGTCCTCCCCCAGGTTCATAAATTTCTCGGGATTCTTTAG
- a CDS encoding hydroxypyruvate reductase yields the protein MLYRAKLQEFYAQAIAAALPERCIARAFRFAEGRLYWVENPQSPTEIPLPVLVLGAGKASARLARGLVPILPPGSYRGAVVTSPGNEAEVPGITVLRGAHPTPNHQSLAAAEHLLALARGGSERAAIFLLSGGASSLVAAPRPPITLADKIVTTRLLLASGAPVQAVNTVRKHISRIKGGGLLRALARDVFTVAISDVIGDDPPTIGSGPTVPDPTTFAEARAVLERYGLWSKVPTSVRTVVEQGLAGTIPETLKPSDPESAFAHYRIVASNQDAKTAVAQAARAQGWEAEVIQQPLQGEARLAAEAFSKIVDECLAHAVAGRPRCLVAGGETTVTVRGSGLGGRNQEFALALVTQLANKPVTLLSAGTDGIDGPTDAAGAFVDGSSFDRARTLGLDPARYLAANDSYHFFEALHDLFRPGPTGTNVMDIVIAVLHP from the coding sequence ATGCTCTATCGAGCAAAGCTGCAAGAATTTTACGCGCAAGCGATCGCCGCAGCGCTGCCCGAGCGCTGTATCGCGCGAGCCTTTCGTTTTGCCGAGGGCCGGCTTTACTGGGTAGAAAACCCGCAGAGTCCCACCGAGATCCCCTTGCCGGTGCTGGTCCTCGGCGCCGGCAAAGCATCCGCTCGCCTGGCGCGAGGGCTGGTGCCGATACTTCCACCCGGTTCGTACCGCGGCGCTGTGGTCACGAGCCCAGGCAACGAAGCGGAAGTACCAGGGATCACCGTGTTGCGTGGCGCCCATCCGACGCCAAATCATCAGTCGCTCGCCGCAGCAGAACACTTGCTCGCGCTCGCACGCGGCGGCAGCGAACGAGCAGCCATTTTCCTTTTGAGCGGGGGAGCGTCGAGCTTAGTCGCCGCACCCCGGCCGCCGATTACCCTCGCCGACAAGATCGTGACCACGCGCTTGCTGCTGGCGAGCGGTGCCCCGGTGCAAGCGGTCAACACCGTGCGAAAGCACATTTCCCGAATCAAAGGAGGGGGCTTGCTCCGCGCCCTCGCGCGCGACGTCTTCACGGTCGCCATTTCCGACGTGATCGGGGATGACCCCCCAACCATCGGTTCCGGCCCGACGGTGCCCGACCCCACCACATTTGCCGAGGCTCGAGCGGTGTTGGAACGGTACGGACTTTGGTCCAAGGTGCCGACATCCGTACGCACCGTGGTCGAACAAGGGTTAGCTGGAACCATCCCCGAAACTCTCAAGCCGTCAGACCCCGAATCCGCTTTCGCTCATTATCGGATCGTCGCCAGTAACCAAGACGCTAAAACGGCAGTGGCTCAGGCGGCACGCGCCCAGGGTTGGGAAGCGGAAGTCATCCAGCAGCCCCTTCAAGGCGAGGCGCGACTAGCGGCCGAAGCTTTCAGCAAAATCGTCGACGAATGCCTCGCGCATGCAGTCGCAGGCCGACCGCGATGCCTCGTAGCCGGGGGCGAAACCACGGTGACGGTCCGAGGCTCGGGACTCGGCGGCCGCAATCAGGAGTTCGCTTTGGCGCTCGTGACCCAGTTGGCCAACAAACCAGTGACCCTTCTGAGCGCCGGCACGGATGGTATTGACGGCCCCACCGACGCCGCCGGAGCCTTCGTAGACGGCAGCTCGTTCGACCGAGCCCGAACCCTGGGGCTCGACCCCGCACGGTATCTGGCTGCCAATGACTCCTATCACTTTTTTGAAGCGCTTCACGATTTGTTTCGCCCAGGCCCGACCGGAACCAACGTCATGGACATTGTCATTGCCGTTTTGCATCCGTAG
- a CDS encoding molecular chaperone DnaK — MRKTFLKQMQAKLLEMRRQLLQDIEKERQVGRDVTKEGGMDSYDLASEERDREISFLLSDRDREKLQAIQDALDRIEEGTYGICENCDSEIAEARLSALPFTRLCVACQAQEEKMAKLQRRYDDDRAYRQLGATDIEDES; from the coding sequence ATGAGAAAGACATTCCTCAAGCAAATGCAAGCCAAGCTTCTCGAAATGCGCCGGCAGTTGCTGCAGGACATCGAGAAAGAGCGTCAAGTCGGACGCGACGTGACTAAAGAGGGCGGGATGGACAGCTACGATCTCGCCAGCGAAGAGCGCGATCGCGAGATTTCCTTCTTACTGAGCGACCGAGACCGAGAAAAGTTGCAGGCGATCCAAGACGCTCTCGATCGTATCGAAGAAGGAACGTACGGAATTTGCGAAAACTGCGACAGTGAAATTGCCGAAGCGCGCTTGAGTGCGCTGCCGTTTACGCGCCTTTGTGTGGCCTGCCAAGCTCAAGAGGAAAAAATGGCCAAACTCCAGCGACGCTACGACGATGATCGTGCGTATCGCCAGCTTGGAGCAACGGACATAGAGGACGAAAGCTGA
- the rimO gene encoding ribosomal protein S12 methylthiotransferase RimO: MPKVYLESLGCPKNRVDSEIMLGLASGHGAEIVSDPALADVVVVNTCGFIEAAKKESVATILQLAQWKAGAAHRRLIVTGCLVQRYGEELAEALPEVDAFLGTGDFHRLPDLLGEASPERTAPYRGAAHLLPDVTLPRVRTGEFFSAYLKVSEGCDHRCSFCIIPKIRGRHESRPMDSILAEAEALVADGVVEINLVAQDLTAYGRDRRDGTTLARLLRELATIRGLQWIRLLYNYPRYVTDELLHTIASEEKVCPYIDIPLQHASTRILRAMRRERDAAQLRHLLARIRATIPGVAIRTAFIVGFPGETEEDFRILLDFVREQRFERLGAFVYSREEGTPAADLPAQVPATVKRRRYRELMETQAAISAEHQQAQVGKIVPVLVCGQDHRGRWFGRTATQAPDIDGVVYLRRPAPVGTIVPTRIVGASTYDLRGVPQFDAAVDSMTVGL; the protein is encoded by the coding sequence ATGCCAAAAGTTTACCTGGAAAGCCTCGGCTGCCCGAAGAATCGCGTCGACAGCGAGATCATGCTGGGACTCGCCTCTGGCCACGGGGCGGAAATTGTGAGCGACCCGGCCCTAGCGGATGTTGTGGTCGTGAACACCTGCGGCTTTATCGAAGCTGCCAAAAAGGAGTCCGTTGCCACCATTCTACAACTGGCCCAGTGGAAGGCCGGGGCAGCGCACCGGCGACTGATCGTTACTGGCTGCCTGGTGCAACGATACGGTGAGGAGCTGGCCGAGGCCCTGCCGGAAGTGGATGCCTTTCTGGGTACAGGGGACTTCCATCGCCTGCCCGACCTCCTGGGCGAGGCCAGCCCGGAGCGTACCGCGCCGTACCGGGGTGCAGCGCACCTTCTCCCCGACGTTACGCTACCGCGCGTTCGCACTGGAGAGTTCTTCAGCGCTTATTTGAAAGTCTCCGAAGGCTGCGATCACCGCTGCAGCTTTTGTATCATTCCAAAAATCCGCGGGCGCCACGAAAGCCGCCCGATGGATTCCATCTTGGCCGAGGCAGAGGCGCTGGTCGCCGACGGCGTGGTGGAAATCAACTTGGTTGCTCAGGACCTCACGGCTTATGGCCGCGACCGCCGCGATGGTACCACGCTCGCGAGGTTGCTGCGCGAGCTTGCCACCATCCGCGGCCTGCAATGGATTCGCTTGTTGTACAACTACCCCCGTTACGTCACCGACGAACTGCTCCACACCATCGCGAGCGAGGAAAAAGTTTGCCCCTACATCGACATCCCGCTGCAGCATGCGAGTACGCGCATCCTGCGCGCCATGCGCCGCGAGCGCGACGCCGCTCAACTGCGCCACCTACTCGCACGCATTCGGGCAACGATTCCGGGCGTGGCCATTCGCACTGCTTTCATTGTCGGCTTTCCGGGTGAAACCGAAGAGGATTTCCGCATCCTCCTCGACTTCGTGCGCGAGCAACGCTTCGAGCGCCTCGGGGCGTTTGTGTACTCGCGCGAGGAAGGCACGCCCGCCGCGGACCTCCCCGCGCAGGTCCCCGCAACCGTGAAGCGGCGGCGGTATCGGGAGCTCATGGAAACGCAAGCGGCAATTTCTGCCGAGCACCAACAGGCACAAGTGGGAAAAATTGTCCCCGTACTGGTTTGCGGCCAAGACCATCGCGGGCGCTGGTTCGGACGCACCGCCACCCAAGCGCCGGACATCGATGGCGTCGTCTACCTGCGCAGGCCCGCGCCAGTCGGTACGATCGTCCCGACACGAATCGTCGGCGCGTCGACGTACGACTTGCGCGGAGTCCCTCAGTTCGATGCCGCCGTTGACAGCATGACTGTTGGCCTTTAA
- a CDS encoding peptidylprolyl isomerase, with amino-acid sequence MMWTRSLFLAGTLLAVLGRGVFASPVAGKIAARVNGQPIPAEEVYRLAEQIAEGAKTSVEATWSDALDQAVVTELLRQAASSKGIRVSDKEVEEEIQEIRSYPEGHPMRDWLKKIDAQRARKELRRSLTIEKFLDQQIKVRVTQGQIEQYYQEHGEQFDRPPMVRASHILIRVPGNDRDAARRRAEELLERARKGEDFAALAKSYSQDAYTAPKGGDLGYFPERPTPVAQAAYQMDVGQISDLVESPYGFHIIKVTEKRPAGRAPLSEVADEIRSLLEDDQREEAEEALIEKLRSQARIEVLMPNLDAGSARRKP; translated from the coding sequence ATGATGTGGACACGATCTTTGTTTCTCGCAGGCACTTTGCTGGCGGTGCTGGGTCGCGGGGTTTTTGCTTCGCCGGTCGCAGGCAAAATAGCCGCGCGTGTCAATGGCCAGCCGATTCCAGCCGAAGAAGTTTACAGACTCGCGGAGCAAATTGCCGAGGGTGCGAAAACCTCGGTCGAGGCCACATGGAGCGATGCGTTGGACCAGGCGGTGGTTACCGAGCTGCTGCGGCAGGCAGCAAGCTCGAAGGGAATTCGGGTGAGTGACAAGGAAGTGGAGGAGGAAATCCAGGAAATCCGTTCTTATCCCGAGGGACATCCCATGCGCGACTGGCTCAAGAAAATCGACGCGCAGCGGGCGAGAAAAGAGCTGCGCCGCAGTTTGACCATCGAGAAGTTTTTGGATCAGCAAATCAAGGTCCGTGTTACCCAAGGGCAGATCGAGCAATACTATCAGGAACACGGAGAGCAGTTCGATCGGCCGCCAATGGTGCGCGCCAGTCACATCTTGATTCGCGTTCCAGGCAACGACCGAGACGCAGCCCGCCGGCGCGCCGAGGAATTGCTCGAGCGCGCCCGTAAGGGAGAGGATTTCGCGGCGTTGGCCAAAAGCTACTCCCAGGATGCGTACACTGCGCCCAAGGGCGGGGACCTAGGATATTTCCCCGAACGTCCCACTCCGGTGGCACAGGCTGCGTACCAAATGGATGTCGGGCAAATCAGCGACCTGGTGGAAAGTCCGTATGGTTTTCACATCATCAAGGTAACGGAGAAGCGCCCGGCCGGCCGTGCCCCTTTGTCGGAGGTTGCTGATGAAATTCGCTCGCTACTCGAGGACGACCAGCGGGAAGAGGCTGAAGAGGCGCTGATCGAGAAGCTTCGGTCCCAAGCTCGAATCGAGGTGCTGATGCCAAACCTCGACGCCGGGTCAGCTCGACGAAAACCTTGA
- a CDS encoding arsenate reductase, which produces MNKLVIYHNPRCAKSRQALALLQERGVPLEVVEYLKQPLRLEELKSLRKKLGLPAQEWVRRKEKEYAQAGLNASSSEDEILAAMARYPILMERPIVVRGNKAVVGRPPERVLELLEGRS; this is translated from the coding sequence ATGAACAAGCTGGTCATTTACCATAACCCGCGCTGCGCAAAGAGCCGGCAAGCATTGGCGTTGTTGCAAGAGCGTGGTGTGCCCCTCGAAGTGGTGGAATATCTGAAGCAGCCGCTGCGCTTGGAAGAGCTCAAGTCGCTGCGGAAGAAGCTCGGCCTGCCCGCGCAAGAGTGGGTGCGCCGGAAGGAAAAGGAATATGCGCAAGCGGGGTTGAACGCGAGCAGCAGCGAAGACGAAATCCTGGCCGCAATGGCCCGCTACCCGATCTTGATGGAACGGCCGATCGTCGTGCGGGGAAACAAGGCGGTGGTGGGTCGGCCCCCGGAGCGTGTTTTGGAGCTTCTCGAAGGCCGCTCTTGA
- the fadE26 gene encoding acyl-CoA dehydrogenase FadE26, translating to MRLALEPKHEQLRKELREYYAKLLTPEIKEEIRRSEGVGPVVRRIVRQMGEDGWLGIGWPKEYGGRGMTPIEQFIFFDESMRAGAPVPMLTINSVAPTIMQYGTEEQKQYYLPRILRGEIFFAIGYTEPNAGTDLASLQCRAVRDGDEWVINGQKVFTSLATDADYIWLAVRTDPWPDPNDPTKSKHKGISILIVPTNVPGFRCVPIKNMGDLNTNYTFYDDVRVPASNLVGKVNGGWKLITNQLNYERVTLCSSGLIEGVVEDVLEWAKTTRLATGQRVIDLPWVQLNFARIHARLDFLRLMNFKVAWLAEQNEPLNPAHASTIKVFGTEFYLEACRLLLEVLGVAGTFRPGSPDAALNGRVGQLLRAIHILTFGGGTNEMQRDLICLFGLGMPVQPRF from the coding sequence ATGAGGCTAGCGTTGGAACCGAAGCACGAGCAGCTCCGAAAAGAGCTGCGCGAATACTACGCAAAGTTGCTGACTCCGGAGATCAAGGAAGAGATTCGCCGAAGCGAGGGGGTGGGGCCAGTGGTGCGGCGCATTGTGCGCCAAATGGGGGAGGATGGTTGGCTAGGCATCGGCTGGCCGAAGGAATACGGCGGGAGGGGGATGACCCCGATCGAGCAATTTATCTTCTTCGACGAGTCCATGCGCGCCGGTGCACCGGTGCCCATGCTGACGATCAACTCCGTGGCGCCCACGATCATGCAGTACGGCACGGAGGAGCAGAAACAATACTATCTGCCACGGATTCTGCGGGGCGAAATTTTCTTCGCGATCGGGTACACCGAACCCAACGCAGGTACGGACCTTGCCTCTCTGCAATGCCGCGCGGTGCGGGATGGCGACGAGTGGGTCATCAACGGGCAGAAGGTGTTCACGAGCTTGGCGACCGATGCGGACTACATTTGGTTGGCCGTGCGTACGGATCCTTGGCCGGACCCGAACGACCCCACCAAGTCGAAACACAAGGGCATTTCGATCCTCATCGTTCCCACGAATGTTCCCGGGTTTCGCTGCGTGCCCATCAAGAATATGGGGGATCTCAACACGAACTACACCTTTTACGACGATGTCCGCGTGCCGGCATCGAACTTGGTGGGCAAAGTCAATGGTGGCTGGAAGCTCATCACCAATCAGTTGAATTACGAGAGAGTCACGCTGTGCAGCTCCGGATTGATCGAAGGTGTGGTGGAGGACGTTTTGGAATGGGCCAAAACCACTCGCTTGGCCACGGGCCAGCGCGTGATCGACCTCCCCTGGGTGCAGCTCAACTTTGCGCGGATCCACGCACGCTTGGATTTCTTGCGGCTGATGAATTTCAAGGTGGCTTGGCTGGCGGAGCAAAACGAGCCGCTCAATCCCGCACATGCCTCGACGATCAAGGTGTTCGGTACGGAGTTTTACCTGGAAGCGTGCCGGCTGCTTCTCGAAGTGTTAGGTGTTGCCGGAACTTTCCGCCCAGGATCCCCGGATGCGGCTCTGAACGGGCGCGTCGGGCAACTCTTGCGCGCGATCCACATCCTCACGTTCGGCGGCGGTACGAACGAGATGCAACGGGACTTGATATGCCTGTTCGGGTTAGGGATGCCCGTGCAGCCACGGTTTTGA